The Cucurbita pepo subsp. pepo cultivar mu-cu-16 chromosome LG05, ASM280686v2, whole genome shotgun sequence nucleotide sequence gtgTGGTCGCCTActtaagatatatattaagattttaCCCGTTGCTTTAAAACCAAATATCGTAGGTTTTGATGGTTGTCTCATGACATTCGTCAAGATGTACTTAAGCGGGTTTAGATACTCATAGATGTCAAGAAAAGGAACCGTGGGAATTTGAAGTCCCTGTTGTACGTATACATTTTTATAACTAAAAACTACTGCATTGTTGTGTTTGTGAGTTTCCTTTCACTGTGATCTTTGCACTTTGCTGTCAGATTTGGTTCAATACTTGGTTTCATTATTCATTAATCATTTGATCATTTCAATTGTTCCCTGGATTTATTGTTACAGAAAGTTGACATGATGTATGCTGCATTTACCGGCCAACCATTAGAGAAAGTACAACAATACACGGAGAGGGATCGATTTTTGTCTGTTTCTGAGGTAACAATGTGCAGTGTTTAGTGAATGGATTGAagttaattttcttttgatatttcATCTTtgtcaaaaatgaaaaaggataATAATGATGTAGGGAGTAGAGttagttaaaaaattacttttttcgGGATCATACTGTATGATAAAATCTCTTCCTCGACATTGGAATATCCGATACATGACTAGAACTCCTGTGAACTACTGCAACAAAGATAAGAAACAGAATACTGAACTACTGcaacttcaaacaaatttgCCTTCTCCTGCAGGCTTTGGAGTTTGGGCTTATCGACGGTGTGCTCGAAACAGAATACTGAGCTTGGATTTGGCGAACTCCGATCATTCATCAGCTATATGTGCACTATACAGTGCTTTGATTATGCAGAACTTAACTTCTGAGTGGGGCTCATCCATGCTTTGATACAGAACAATCAAATTTTCAGCCACGTGCATCTTTTCACTGGTAAACTCTCAAATCCTCCCCGAATCAATGCACATGAGCTGGTATTTGAGAACACAATGATATTATTTGTGATATTATTTGCAGCCATGTCGATATTTAGTGTCAAATGTCAAAATTCCTGTTCTTCAAATTGTCTTCTTGGACTGTCACCTTGGCTAGGGCCTGAACATGATTAGAGTATACTGAAATCATGTTTGAAAGCTACGGTCAGATTTAAGATTGTCTTTTTAAATAAGACTACTTTGAACTGCATAATACCTTACTATCTACACTGTTTTTgtctataaaatatattgtcaTAAATAACTattcgatttttttatttttggtctCTGAAAATTAAGCTTGTAAAGACCATTTCTACcttaaaaaattgacaaaaaagaaaaaccatatCTTCGGTATATATATAATCGAGAATATTACAAGGTTTTAAGTCCCACATTTAAAGGCATACAATCAGTACAAAGATCCATTATGTTGAATGTTGATCGCCTACAAATAgattaacaaatattttgaagttttcaCTTCAAAATATCTATGCTCATATTTGGTAAACTCCTTGTATGAACACTCGTAAGCACTAATAAGTCTATGGAGTGGGTGGGAATCATAGCTCCCTTCGCAATGAAATTTGGCTCACCGATTAGAGACTTCAAATCTAGGGTTTGTTGCTGAGGTCAATTTAAGAAAGTGAAGTGGACTCGATCTCTTTATTAGGAGATATGTTGGATAATTTCACGAGAAATTTGTCAGATTTTAGGGAATATGTATTGATTAGGTCCAAATGCTTGCCTGTGTTGAGGTCaataggttgtgaccctcacttGCAACGTATCGCTCATTCAATCATGTGAGGGCTGAGACAACCAAGTGTCATAATGCAATTGAAGAGGATGGTGCATCACCCAACATACTAAGAAGAGTGCATGAAAGTCAAGCTTGAAAATGTCGAAAATAACATTCACTCTTGGAAGCACTTCAAAATAAATCGATAACATGATCATGTTGTAAAATAATGTTGGATTCATGTTGAGATCACGTTGCAAGAGAATGTTAGGTTCAAGCTGGAATTGTTTTATTAGGATCAAGCTGGAATTGTTTTATTAGGATCAAGCTGGAATTGTTTTATTAGGAACTTCAGATGATTATTAAGAGAATGGTTTGAAATTTGgagtgatttttttaatcttgtttTTACCTGAAACATCTtcttactaaaataaaatgcttGGAAGTAAGTtacttatttcaatttctcatattttaattttctatggGGTAAAGATTAAAAGCCTACcatcctcattggcactcattccctttcCCAAtcaacgtggaatctcacaatcacACTGAATCTATTTTTGGACATTTACTTTTACGTCACCCCATTTAATCACAATCAAGCTACTATGGAATGCCATCACTCACTATTCAAACGATCGATTCATTATCAATACAAAACATGAACAGTTGGTAAAAGAATATACGTAGTATCATAGAAACTATACTTAATAGCAACCTATAGCAACCTATCCATGTTCTTACCTAAGAGATGTAAATATTGTCAATACACCAGCACACCAAAACAATTCATAGAGCAGTCTTCAAGTACAACACAATAGCACTTACAAACATCCAGTAAACTATCTATAGGTTTAGGCAGCTAACCAAACCAGACTATCAGTAGAAACAAAGTGGCAAACATGAGAAGCTCCTGGTTTTGTTTTCAGAACCTTAAAAGAGGCATGATCTTTGTCCCACTGAGAGGTATCCATATGGCAAATGGCACTAGCTTTAACTCTATCTCCATTTTCACCCCCCAGTAAAATCTCAAACAACCTGTTCTTACTCTCCTGACAATGACAGTAAAAAACAGCATAAGGGTAAGGCATGCTATGACAAGCCACCAGTTTAGGAGCCAAAGTTTCTCTGGGTTCCTCCAAAATCGTATAGTTTTGAAGAAGGATAGTAGAGTTGGAGAGACGAGTGGTTGTCAAAACTTTCAAATGGGTATCACCTCCCAACATTTGTGTAGCAAAATCAAGCAATGATTCTAAAGAATTGGCACAGAATTTGGTCTCTCCTTTGATGGATTCAAGCTCACACTGTTTAAGAGTATGCTCAACAGCTTTGGCTTGGGGTGAGCCCTttggaaaagagaagagattTAGAAGATATTCAAGTTGTGATGTAGAGAAAGGAATGGAATCAGCTTCTTCTTTAGGCAATAGTTTTGGGGTTTCATATGGCTTTGAGTAAGGGAAGTAAATAGGCAACTCTTTTCCAACTTCGATATCACTtaaggagaagaaaacatataataaaGGATCCAAATTCTCCAAATGAGTGTCTGTTTGATCATTAATTTTCAGATTCACAAACTGTTCATTGTCTTGTTCATACCCATCTTTTAATTTCCTAGCAGCACCTTGTTCTGCAACCTGCAATAGAATTGAGAAGTAAAGAACAAGTCCTAAAGCTTTGTCAAAGTTCAATCTGTTCTTGTTTCAAGTTCTTGATTTGCACTATAAGAAGTTTCAAAGAACAGAAACAAACAGAACCCATTTCCAAATTGTAGTAAGGATTGAAAATCCACAAGACTTACCATTATAATGAGTAACCCAATAAGGATACAAGAACAACAAGCAACTTGAAGATGCAAAGCCATATCTATGGTGATGATCTGAAAGCAAGGAGAGTTGGGATAGAACTATGGTGATAATATCATCAAGAATCACACGATTAAAATGCAAGTTCTATGGATTATGCattatgatattaaatttcTCCATGGTTGACTTTAGATATCTATTCCGATCAAAATGGCATCCCCCAAATTCATCATAATCACGTAAACATAATATGTCCCCCCTTTTGATTCATCACTAGATTGCCGGCCACTATTTCAAAAGTGATATCCATTATcaaaaagaattcaaagaaTAAGGGGAAAAAAGCAGATTACCAGCCACAAACACAAAGACAGAGTCCACCAGTTCGACGATTTGGAACCAACCCATATAAAAATTCATCAATCTAAGTCAAACAACACAGCTTAATGTGTATCAGAAGCTGCACTAAGGGCATTGAAATTGGCCTTGGTTCATCGCAATGCATGGAAAAGTAAAGGTAGTTTATTCATGATTCCCAAGAACAAGAACCCACTTTCGATCTTGCTTTGTTTGTACGTTGAATTTGTTGTAAAATAAAGAGAATGGTTCAGATATGGACAATGTTGTGTACCTTTTTGACTCCATTGGAAGGAGCAAGAACAGACCCATTTTCCTCTGTCGGCTCTGTTTGCCCTAAATTTTATGCGGTGGAATTGGGAAtaatctttatatattttaaaaggatGAAGATTACATAGCTTATCTAGAACGGATGTCGCTTTAGGATCGTATGTTGAAATTTGTATCGGAACTTTGACTTTTGAGATTCTGGGTCTACCCGACCCTCTTCGAGCTTGCCCTCAACACACGTGTCACCTCGTTCTCTCTAACCGTATTTATGCATCAGCTTAGCTTTAATGTACATTTTTCTtgatgtgttggatgatgtaTCGTTTGTCGTACCCTTGCATTTCAATACAAGTatatatcatatacatataAGTAACACAAAGAAGAATGTTCCCTTATACAGACACGAGTGAATTGAATCTCGTAAAATgatagtgtgagatcccacatcgtttggagAGGGGACGAGTGCCaagcgaggatgctgagcccgaaaggggtggattgtgagaacccacatcagccgaagaggggaacgaaacatttcttataagggtgtgaaaacctctttctaacaaatgttttaaaaacttttaggGGAAACCCGAGAAtgaaacccaaagaggacaatatcggctatcAATGAGTATCgtaaatgttttattattattaatgcGAACGTACATGCATTAAGTCTTGGAGTAGCTCCACGTGCAAAACATTTGTTGACGtgtaattaattagtttaatgGAAGACTTAGGTAACTAAGCATTTTGATTAACCATTTTAATAATACATAGCTTTTAACAACTCATTTTCATTAACCATTGTTGGTGGGTTTGCAACCTCCACCCTCCCTTTGGtctaaaattttgactttgactaaatttattatatatatatatatacacacacacgaTGCTCCGACGTTTTTTAGTATGTGAGAtcgaggggaacgaagcattcttcataagggtgtggaaacctctccctagtagacgtgttttaaaactgtgagactgacgataATATATAATggatcaaagtggacaatatgtgCAAGCGGTTGActttggttgttacaaatggtatcagagctagacaccatgTGGTGTGCCTGTGAGAACGCTGACAAACCACATTGGTTTGATAGAGGAACGAAACAAAGCGGAGAATTGATGCTATAATATCTTTAACTGAGTTTACGCTCAGCTTGACACATATAATATAAcaaacccaagcccaccgctaacagatattgtccgctttggctcgttacatgTCGTTGTCAACCTCAGGGTTTCAAACGCGTAaactaggtagaggtttccacaccattacgaggaatgtttcgttcccctctctaactgatgtgggatctcaaaggGTCTATAGCATAGGAATAAGATTAACACTGTTGATACGACTCACTTTAtaacggttacaaatgattcGATCTTTTTATCAAtccattaatgaaaaatattactaTTTTACAAGATAATTGCATACAACTCGATCTTGACTTGCTCGATCTTGACTTGCTCGATCTTGACTTGctcgtcttttttttttttttttttttttttNAACCCAACTagcaattaaataataaaacaaagaaaatgtaaagCATCTTTGCataaactttaattattttaaaggttGTTTGCCTTTTTCCCCATTGTTTTTCTACGTATTAAAAGTAgtgtttaattaattccaTTGTTTAAAATGCATTAATCAAGTACATTTGTACCTTTAGAgggccttttttttttgttcgagtCGGGATAATGTCGGTTTTCTAACATGACTTTTGAAGCGTTCGTAACTATCACCAGATGGAatcaaaagtcaaatttatcaatgatttttttattgaaatcaccgctaaattttaaaatacttaaaaaaatatatagttttgaaGTGCTCGTAACAACGATaaagtcaaaataaaaatcaattttaactGAACagtaatttatttcaaaagttaaagcttaaaatttctatctttattgaaattgtaaaattttaaatagttaattttgatttataattattacgAACGTTCACATATTTTTCAcgataatataatattgtccactttaattttttgtttccgTTCCACCCATAAAAGTCTTACACAAATGACGATATTGTCCCTCATGTATATTCTCGTAATCTATTAAAATTAGAGGACTAAACTAATTTAATCTTGAATTAATgtaattacaatatttattaaaaaaaattaattagttaaatcaATACTATATccatttgtttataattataactaattattcaattagttcattattaattatttgatttttttttagtattttgatatttatttgtttttttattaattaatctattaaaattatattaatttcataaaatatattctaagCATAATTTTTTTCCCATCAAATCCTAACCATAGATCTTTGATTCCTCCCCGTAATCTAAATAGGATAGAAGACGAGATTATATTCTCTGTCTCCATCCTCGTTTCCACCcccactatatatatatataatcatttgtaatattaaaattttaatttttataaatttttttaaacgttatttttataaaacattattgaatttattaaaacgttttacattttttaaatagaaactatATTAAACTCGATCCCTGCAAAAGTAAATGGAGAATTTCGTGTGAACGAACAATGAAGGAGGAGACAGGGATGGAGACAGAAAAGACTTTTTTGTCTCTCCCACCTGTAAATATCTCTAGTTTTGATACCCAATTAAGATATTGCTAACGAGGTGCCAATAAATAAAGATACTCATTTACAGAGCCTTGCACAATTGGTCATTGATCACTGTCAAAGGAGAACCGAAGTTtaaaagggtatgaaaatctctccctagcggacacgttttaaaattttaaagccAGACAGTGCTACGTAACGGGTCagagcggataatatctggtagcggtgaacttggacGGTTACGAAAATCTAAATAACCGAGGTTAAGCTAGTGGGTTCCCATTTTGAGTTGGAGTTTGCTTTTGAAGGattgttaaagaaaaattgataGCTGTTTTGGATccttttttgcttttgataTCGATCCTATCTTCACATCAGTGGATTACAGTTCAATGCACAAACGCACAGCACCACCAAAATCACCTTTCCATCTTTGTCACattaaacaaaacattttctcTTTCCCGAGTTAACAATAAATACAATTACAATCTATGCTATAGATCGGGGATAAGATGGGTCGACTTAAACATAATTCGATTCGTTAAAACATTATACGCTCAACCCAGAAGTCAGAAGTTCGAATTTACACTGATATATCTTTGTACGTGTcgttaaaactagaaaaagGTAGACTTTATTCTAAAAGCTTCTATCACATTCACACTCGACCCTTGGCTCACAATCAAGTTTgtttgagatctcacgtcggttagagaagagaacgaaacattacttatgaaggtgtggaaacctctctctccaGTAGACACGTtcaccttgaggggaagtcattgagagaaaaaccctaaaatgacaatatttgctggtggtgggcttgggctattacaaatgatatcagagtctatcagagccagacactgggctgTGTGCCGGggatgaattatgagatcccacatcggttagagaagggaacgaagcatttcttgtaagggtgtagaaacctcttcctagtagacgcgttttcgaaactttgagaaaaactcaaagaggacaatatctgctcgcgGTGGGGCCTCgatgaatgttttatttaagAGATTATGATCGGTGTACGATCGTAAATCAAACAGTGTTTTGAAATCGAGTTATAAGCTCGACTTTTGTTTGACTTTTAAACCGAACGAATCTAATTCACGAGTCAAACATTTCTTTTGGTAACCTAAAGGGAGAACAATAATGCTTTATTTTTCCATTGACATGAGAAAATGCATCTAAAGAGCCACACCAACCCACTAGGCATTAAaggattaatttttattttaaaaaaaaaaaaattaagggtttttttttttttttcatccaaGCCcctagaaattaaatatttactgTTTTGACCCAAATTTATCTATAAATTGGAAAACCAACCAGGTTAAAGACATTGAATTCAACATCTGTGTCCTGTTGCGACTGACAGATCACATGAAGCTTTCTGCTGctttcttcctcctttctcttcttctggtaaatttttcatattcataACTCTTCGATATCACGTTTTTCAAATCGTTCGTAGTTTTTTAGACACGATAAAAGTGATTTTTGGACATTTTATTCTCAAACGTCTTTTTTTGAGCTACGAGAGGTAAAACGTATCGATAATGTTATTACATTGAACGGTACGTTAATCCTTTGAATCTGGTACCAACGAGTATCATTTCTTTTAGAACAACGTtgtctttcaaatttttcaacTACAAGAGCTGCTTTTGCTAAAACTCGAGTTGtttcttgaaaatttattttgggtATGAAAAAACCGAGTGTTTTAGAGATGGTTTTGTTATTCCTAATAATATGGCTCGGTTATAGATCGCTTCTTCTAAAGTACGCCCTCTTTGTTTCACTTGCAACAATTAGTTTTccgggtaaaaaaaaaacattaaacatGCCATTTTATGAAACTAACACTTTTGACGTTAGTTGACGTACAAGAATTTATATACGTCGGTTATGAATCTCCACCCATCGAGAAAACTTTTTATCTTATTAACCAAAGAAATAAGACTTtgcaataaatttttaagaaatccCGAGGCACCCATCCCAAGGTACGATTCCCAAAATCcctagaatatatatatttatttaatttcataattatttttaattatttattcttcgggtactcttaaaaataatttttatttttaagttaaccttttagttaaatatttgaaaataaataaatagatgttcgatgagattttagttttattaaaaacaaaattttaaataaataactcgGAACAATCCGAACTAAACAATTAGTTCTATTTAATAAACGTTACTTGGGTTGAAAAAGTTTACCACTTAAACAATTAGGTTGAGTCTAAATAACGTCACAACCTGACCCAACTCGACCCGACTAAATCCAGCTTGAACAATTGAGTTGAATCTAAAAAGACATTCCAACCCGACCAAATTCCATCCACGAACGCTCGTATCAAGTTGATGCATTTTTTTTGGGTACTGATTTTGGGCATCACAGCTAGCAAGTGTAAGCCATGCAAGGAAGGAGAAAGGGGAGTACTGGAAAAAGGTAATGAAAGATGAAGCAATTCCAGAGATGCTGAAAGAGCTGTTGTTTGATGATGATTCATTGGTGAGCAGCGACGCCCAAAGCGAGCACTTCATGAACAACTTTGATACCCATCCAAATGCTATCATATATCACTC carries:
- the LOC111796171 gene encoding BURP domain-containing protein BNM2A-like: MALHLQVACCSCILIGLLIIMVAEQGAARKLKDGYEQDNEQFVNLKINDQTDTHLENLDPLLYVFFSLSDIEVGKELPIYFPYSKPYETPKLLPKEEADSIPFSTSQLEYLLNLFSFPKGSPQAKAVEHTLKQCELESIKGETKFCANSLESLLDFATQMLGGDTHLKVLTTTRLSNSTILLQNYTILEEPRETLAPKLVACHSMPYPYAVFYCHCQESKNRLFEILLGGENGDRVKASAICHMDTSQWDKDHASFKVLKTKPGASHVCHFVSTDSLVWLAA
- the LOC111796174 gene encoding organ-specific protein P4-like — translated: MKLSAAFFLLSLLLLASVSHARKEKGEYWKKVMKDEAIPEMLKELLFDDDSLVSSDAQSEHFMNNFDTHPNAIIYHSHGATHDHPGHKTKPSAP